One genomic window of Pseudoxanthomonas sp. includes the following:
- a CDS encoding cytochrome c oxidase subunit 3, with the protein MAQTHTHDADVYFVPHHSKWPFVGSIAMFVLMIGVASWLNDAAWGKWMFFIGIAMLAATLFMWFGDVIRESVAGSYNKQVDVSFRMGMVWFIFSEVMFFGAFFGALFYTRTLSLPWLSGVGDGVMTNALLWEGYSAGWPTNGPAAIGGPFQTIPAWGLPLINTLILLSSGVTLTIAHHGLKAARRGLVLVWLGITVLLGASFLYFQADEYIHAYHTLNLTLGSGIYGSTFFMLTGFHGAHVFLGTLMLAIMWLRVLKGHFTKDNHFAFEAAAWYWHFVDVVWLALFLFVYVL; encoded by the coding sequence ATGGCGCAGACCCACACCCACGATGCCGACGTCTATTTCGTCCCGCACCACAGCAAGTGGCCCTTCGTCGGGTCGATTGCGATGTTCGTGCTGATGATCGGCGTGGCCAGTTGGCTCAACGACGCGGCCTGGGGCAAATGGATGTTCTTCATCGGCATTGCGATGCTGGCGGCGACCTTGTTCATGTGGTTCGGCGATGTGATCCGCGAATCGGTCGCCGGCAGCTATAACAAGCAGGTCGATGTGTCCTTCCGCATGGGGATGGTGTGGTTCATCTTCTCCGAAGTGATGTTCTTCGGTGCGTTCTTCGGTGCGCTGTTCTATACCCGGACGCTGTCGCTGCCGTGGCTCAGCGGCGTCGGCGATGGCGTCATGACCAACGCGCTGCTCTGGGAAGGTTATTCGGCCGGCTGGCCGACCAACGGGCCGGCGGCGATCGGTGGCCCGTTCCAGACCATCCCGGCCTGGGGCCTGCCGCTGATCAACACGCTGATCCTGCTCAGCTCCGGCGTCACCCTGACCATCGCCCATCACGGGCTCAAGGCGGCGCGCCGCGGCCTGGTCCTGGTCTGGCTGGGGATCACCGTGCTGCTGGGTGCGAGCTTCCTGTACTTCCAGGCCGATGAGTACATCCACGCCTACCACACGCTCAACCTGACCCTGGGCTCGGGCATCTACGGTTCGACGTTCTTCATGCTGACCGGCTTCCACGGTGCGCATGTGTTCCTGGGCACGTTGATGCTGGCCATCATGTGGCTGCGCGTGCTCAAGGGGCATTTCACCAAGGACAACCATTTCGCGTTCGAAGCGGCTGCGTGGTACTGGCACTTCGTGGACGTGGTGTGGCTGGCGCTGT
- a CDS encoding cytochrome c oxidase assembly protein codes for MNDTGATQSPARDSHTAGLSRMIGVAVVVFVLTFSLVPLYRLACEKVFGVRLERGPAQALVAGTLAKPRMVTVEFDGGVNSKLPWAFHPEQPRMQVVPGQLYDAQFFARNDGKRAIVGSAVPSVAPARASQYFVKTECFCFTAQTLDAGESRDMPVRFMIDPDLPSDVSTITLSYTFFKNDVLTARLNGAAATPTARLAP; via the coding sequence GTGAACGACACCGGCGCGACGCAATCGCCTGCACGGGACAGCCACACGGCGGGCCTGTCGCGGATGATCGGCGTGGCCGTGGTCGTGTTTGTCCTGACGTTCTCGCTGGTGCCGCTGTATCGGCTGGCCTGCGAGAAAGTGTTCGGCGTGCGCCTGGAGCGGGGGCCGGCACAGGCGCTGGTGGCTGGCACACTGGCCAAGCCGCGCATGGTCACGGTGGAGTTCGATGGCGGGGTCAACTCGAAGCTGCCCTGGGCCTTCCACCCGGAACAGCCGCGCATGCAGGTCGTGCCGGGCCAGCTCTACGACGCGCAGTTCTTCGCCCGCAACGATGGCAAGCGGGCGATCGTCGGCAGTGCGGTGCCGTCGGTGGCGCCGGCGCGCGCGTCGCAGTACTTCGTCAAGACCGAATGCTTCTGCTTCACGGCGCAGACGCTGGATGCCGGTGAAAGTCGCGACATGCCGGTGCGTTTCATGATCGATCCCGACCTGCCGTCGGACGTGTCCACGATCACCCTGTCCTACACCTTCTTCAAGAACGATGTCCTGACCGCGCGCCTCAACGGTGCAGCGGCAACTCCCACGGCGCGCCTGGCGCCTTAA
- the ctaD gene encoding cytochrome c oxidase subunit I: protein MAHSAAEHHDDHHAHKQGFVERWFFSTNHKDIGTLYLIFSFIMFIIGAAMSVVIRAELMEPGLQFVKPEFFNQMTTVHALVMIFGGVMPAFVGLGNWMIPLQIGAPDMALPRMNNWSFWLLPVAFSMLLLTLFLPGGAVAGGWTLYPPLSLQGGANVAFSVFAIHVAGISSIMGAINIIATILNMRAPGLDLLKMPIFTWTWLITAFLLIAVMPVLAGAVTMLLTDRFFGTSFFNAAGGGDPVMYQHIFWFFGHPEVYIMILPAFGVASEIIPTFSRKPLFGYQAMVYATASIAFLSFIVWAHHMFAVGMPLGGELYFMFATMLIAIPTGVKVFNWVSTMWKGSLSFETPMLWAVAFVILFTIGGFSGLMLAIVPADFQYHDTYFVVAHFHYVLVTGAVFSIIAATYYWWPKWTGRMYSQFWSKFHFWWSVVFVNVLFFPQHFLGLAGMPRRIPDYNVVFADWNFVSSIGAFGMFVTPFMMAAILGWSLRKGERAEARSWEGAKGLEWTVPSPAPAHTFTTPPVLKPGDLAHEDIGH, encoded by the coding sequence ATGGCCCACTCCGCCGCAGAGCACCACGACGATCACCATGCCCACAAGCAGGGGTTCGTCGAGCGCTGGTTCTTTTCAACGAACCACAAGGACATCGGTACGCTCTACCTGATCTTCAGCTTCATCATGTTCATCATCGGCGCGGCGATGAGCGTGGTGATCCGCGCCGAGCTGATGGAACCGGGCCTGCAGTTCGTCAAGCCTGAATTCTTCAACCAGATGACCACGGTGCATGCGCTGGTGATGATCTTCGGTGGGGTGATGCCGGCCTTCGTCGGCCTGGGCAACTGGATGATCCCGCTGCAGATCGGCGCGCCGGACATGGCCCTGCCGCGCATGAACAACTGGTCGTTCTGGCTGCTGCCGGTGGCCTTCTCGATGCTGCTGCTGACGCTGTTCCTGCCCGGTGGCGCGGTTGCCGGTGGCTGGACGCTGTACCCGCCGCTGTCGCTGCAGGGCGGCGCCAACGTGGCCTTCAGCGTGTTCGCCATCCACGTGGCCGGCATCAGTTCGATCATGGGCGCGATCAACATCATCGCCACCATCCTCAACATGCGTGCGCCGGGCCTGGACCTGCTGAAGATGCCGATCTTCACCTGGACCTGGCTGATCACCGCGTTCCTGCTGATCGCGGTGATGCCGGTGCTCGCCGGCGCGGTGACGATGCTGCTGACCGATCGTTTCTTCGGCACCAGCTTCTTCAATGCGGCCGGTGGCGGCGACCCGGTGATGTACCAGCACATCTTCTGGTTCTTCGGCCATCCCGAGGTCTACATCATGATCCTGCCGGCCTTCGGCGTGGCCAGCGAGATCATCCCGACCTTCAGCCGCAAGCCGCTGTTCGGTTACCAGGCGATGGTCTATGCGACCGCATCGATCGCGTTCCTGTCCTTCATCGTGTGGGCCCACCACATGTTCGCGGTGGGCATGCCGTTGGGCGGCGAGCTGTACTTCATGTTCGCCACGATGCTGATCGCCATCCCCACCGGCGTGAAGGTGTTCAACTGGGTTTCCACGATGTGGAAGGGTTCGTTGAGCTTCGAAACGCCGATGCTGTGGGCGGTGGCCTTCGTCATCCTGTTCACCATCGGTGGATTCTCCGGCCTGATGCTGGCGATCGTGCCGGCCGACTTCCAGTACCACGACACCTATTTCGTGGTCGCGCACTTCCACTACGTGCTGGTCACCGGCGCGGTGTTCTCGATCATCGCGGCCACCTATTACTGGTGGCCGAAGTGGACCGGGCGCATGTACAGCCAGTTCTGGAGCAAGTTCCATTTCTGGTGGTCGGTGGTGTTCGTCAACGTGCTGTTCTTCCCACAGCACTTCCTTGGCCTGGCCGGCATGCCGCGCCGCATCCCGGACTACAACGTGGTGTTCGCCGACTGGAACTTCGTCAGTTCCATCGGTGCGTTCGGCATGTTCGTCACGCCCTTCATGATGGCGGCGATCCTGGGCTGGTCGCTGCGCAAGGGCGAACGTGCCGAGGCCCGTTCGTGGGAAGGCGCCAAGGGCCTGGAATGGACGGTGCCCTCGCCGGCGCCGGCGCATACGTTCACCACGCCGCCGGTGCTCAAGCCCGGTGACCTGGCGCATGAGGACATCGGTCACTGA